Within the Rhizobium favelukesii genome, the region GAGCGTAGCCGCTTGACCTCGTCCCCCTTCAGAGTCAGGGGCGTATCGGCGCGGAAGCGCGCCCATTCCTCGGAAGAAAAGAAGTGATAGGGCGAATAGGCATTCGCCTGAAAATGATCGAGCGCCTCGGGCGCTCCGATGAGCTGTCTTGCGATACTCATGAACTTTGCCGGCTCGCCTTTTCTGTCAGGCCGGATTGAGCGGTACGCCGCTCAAGCTCCGCCATGACACTGTGTAACGGAATGCCCGCCACCTTCAATACGACCAATAGGTGATAGAGCAGGTCGGCGGCTTCATAGGTGAGGTTCTCACGGTCGTCGGCAATTGCTGCCATCACGGCTTCGATTGCCTCTTCGCCGAGTTTCTTGGCAGCTTTGGGCTGGCCTGCGGAAACGAGTTTTGCCGTCCAGGATTCATCTGGCGAGGCTTTCGATCGCGCATCGACGATCTTTTCCAGGTCGGCAAGGGTGAATTCGCTCATGATTCTGCTTTCTAATCAGTCCAGACGCATGTCGATGCCGCAGGACGACATATAGCGCTTCGCCTCTTCGACGGAATAGGTGCCGAAGTGGAAGATCGATGCGGCCAAAACGGCATTGGCATGCCCCTGCTTGACGCCGGCCACGAGATCGTCGAGGTCGCCGACGCCGCCCGAGGCGATGACCGGCACCCGAACCGAATCCGCAATGGCGCGTGTCAACTCGAGATCGTAGCCGACTTTCGTTCCGTCTCGGTCCATCGACGTGACGAGCAGTTCGCCGGCCCCGCGCTCGACCATTTTCCGTGCGAAATCCACGGCGTCGATGCCGGTCGCATTGCGGCCGCCATGTGTGTAGATCTCCCAGGCGCTCAGATTGTCCTGGCCGACCGCCTGCGTGCGCCGGCGCTTGGCATCGATGGAGACGACGATGCACTGGTCGCCGAACTTGTCAGCCGCTTCCGCAACGAAGTCAGGATTGTTGACTGCCGCCGAATTGATCGAAACCTTGTCGGCGCCGCAGAGCAGCAACTTGCGAATATCAGTGATGGTGCGCACGCCTCCGCCGACGGTGACAGGCATGAAGCACTGTTCGGCCGTGCGTGCGACGACGTCGAAGATCGTTTCACGATTGTCCGACGAAGCGGTGATGTCGAGGAAGCAGAGCTCGTCGGCGCCGGCAGCATCGTAGGCCTTGGCCGCCTCGACCGGGTCGCCGGCGTCCACCAGGTTGACGAAATTGACGCCCTTGACGACGCGGCCGTCCTTGACGTCGAGGCAGGGAATGACACGGGCCTTCAGGGTCACTGCGCAATCTCCTTTGCGCGTGCGGCCGCAATCAGCGCCAGCGCTTCCTTGGGATCAAGGCGTCCATCATACAACGCGCGGCCCGAGATCGCACCCTCGAGCGTGCGTGCGTCGGGCTCGAGCATCCGTTTCACATCCTCGATCGAAGCCAAGCCACCGGACGCGATCACCGGGATCGACACCGCCTTGGCAAGTTCGAGTGTTGACGCCCAATTGATGCCTGCGAGGATGCCGTCGCGGTCGATGTCGGTATAGATGATTGCGGCAACGCCTGCGCCCTCGAATTTCCTCGCCAGCTCGATGACGCCGAGCTCGGAGGCCTCGGCCCAGCCCTCGACGGCGACTTTGCCGCCCTTGGCATCGATGCCGACAGCCACGCGGCCGGGAAACGTCTTGCAGGCTTCGATCACCAGTGCCGGATTGCGCACGGCGATCGTGCCAAGAATGACGCGGGCGAGGCCGCGCGACAGCCAGCTCTCGATATGGTCGAGTGTGCGAATACCGCCGCCAAGCTGGACGGGGTTCTTCGTCGCCTTCAGGATTGCGTCGACGGCCGCGCCATTGACGCTTTCGCCCGCGAAGGCGCCGTTCAGATCAACGACATGCAGCCACTCGAACCCTTGATCTTCAAACGCCTTCGCCTGCGCGGCAGGGTCGGGATTGTAGACGGTCGCCTGGTCCATGTCGCCGAGCTTGAGGCGAACACACTGGCCATCCTTGAGGTCGATTGCGGGAAATAGGATCATTCTGTCTGTCCTTGCAATGCGCGAGCTTAAGGCTTCCAGCGCAGGAAATTGGCAATTAGGGCCAGGCCGAGCTTCTGGCTCTTTTCGGGATGGAACTGGGCTCCGGCCATGTTGTCGCGGCCAACGAAAGCAGTGATCGGCCCGCCGTAGTCGGCCGTCGCAATCACGTCGCCAGAGTTCTTCGCCGCCAGATGATAGGAATGCACAAAATAGGCATGCAGCCCGTTCGGCCCCGTGGGAATACCCTCAAACAGCGGGTGAGGGGATCTTAAGTTCAGTGTATTCCAGCCGATTTGCGGGATCTTTAGATTGGCATCACCGGGCGTCATTTCAACGACGTCTCCGGGGATCCAGCTGAAACCATCAGTGACCGTCTTCTCGAGACCGCGTGACGACATCAGCTGCATGCCGACGCAAATGCCGAGGAAAGGTCGGGCCTTTTTCTCGACCGCATCGATCAGCGCTTCCGACATGCCGGGAACGGCATCGAGCCCGCGCCGGCAGTCGGCATAGGCACCGACACCTGGCAGCACAACGCGATCGGCGGCCGCGACGGTCTCGGCATTGTCAGTCAGGTCGATCACGGCATCGATGCCGGCTTCCCGCGCGGCTCGTTCGAAGGCCTTCGTCGCCGAACGCAGATTGCCGGAACCGTAGTCGATAATTGCGACGCGCATCAGCGTCCTCCATCAAAA harbors:
- the hisA gene encoding 1-(5-phosphoribosyl)-5-[(5-phosphoribosylamino)methylideneamino]imidazole-4-carboxamide isomerase; this encodes MILFPAIDLKDGQCVRLKLGDMDQATVYNPDPAAQAKAFEDQGFEWLHVVDLNGAFAGESVNGAAVDAILKATKNPVQLGGGIRTLDHIESWLSRGLARVILGTIAVRNPALVIEACKTFPGRVAVGIDAKGGKVAVEGWAEASELGVIELARKFEGAGVAAIIYTDIDRDGILAGINWASTLELAKAVSIPVIASGGLASIEDVKRMLEPDARTLEGAISGRALYDGRLDPKEALALIAAARAKEIAQ
- the hisF gene encoding imidazole glycerol phosphate synthase subunit HisF, with translation MTLKARVIPCLDVKDGRVVKGVNFVNLVDAGDPVEAAKAYDAAGADELCFLDITASSDNRETIFDVVARTAEQCFMPVTVGGGVRTITDIRKLLLCGADKVSINSAAVNNPDFVAEAADKFGDQCIVVSIDAKRRRTQAVGQDNLSAWEIYTHGGRNATGIDAVDFARKMVERGAGELLVTSMDRDGTKVGYDLELTRAIADSVRVPVIASGGVGDLDDLVAGVKQGHANAVLAASIFHFGTYSVEEAKRYMSSCGIDMRLD
- the hisH gene encoding imidazole glycerol phosphate synthase subunit HisH gives rise to the protein MRVAIIDYGSGNLRSATKAFERAAREAGIDAVIDLTDNAETVAAADRVVLPGVGAYADCRRGLDAVPGMSEALIDAVEKKARPFLGICVGMQLMSSRGLEKTVTDGFSWIPGDVVEMTPGDANLKIPQIGWNTLNLRSPHPLFEGIPTGPNGLHAYFVHSYHLAAKNSGDVIATADYGGPITAFVGRDNMAGAQFHPEKSQKLGLALIANFLRWKP
- a CDS encoding phosphoribosyl-ATP diphosphatase, which produces MSEFTLADLEKIVDARSKASPDESWTAKLVSAGQPKAAKKLGEEAIEAVMAAIADDRENLTYEAADLLYHLLVVLKVAGIPLHSVMAELERRTAQSGLTEKASRQSS